Below is a window of Bradyrhizobium manausense DNA.
TCGGCAGCGCCATCGCACGCCGGCTGGCGCGGGAGAACGTGAATCTCGTCACCGTCGACCGGCGTGAGGTCGATCTCTGCAACCAGGCCGCGGTGTTCGACTGGTTCGCGCGGGTGCGGCCGCAGGTGATCTTCCTTGCCGCGGCCAAGGTCGGCGGCATCGTCGCGAACAATACGCTGCGCGCCGAGTTCATCTACGACAACATCGCGATCGCCGCGAACGTGATCCAGGCCGCGCATGCGACCGGTGCCGAGAAGCTGATGTTCCTCGGCTCATCCTGCATCTATCCCAAGCTGGCGCCGCAGCCGCTGCGCGAGGATTCCGTGCTGACCGGCCCGCTGGAGCCGACCAACGAACCCTACGCGATTGCCAAGATCGCCGGCATCAAGATGGCGGAAGCCTACCGCAGCCAGTATGGCAGCGACTTCATCAGCGTGATGCCCACCAACCTCTACGGGCCCGGCGACAATTATCATCCTGAGCTGAGCCACGTCGTTGCCGCGCTGATCCGGCGCTTTCATGAGGCCAGGATGTCGGGTGCGAAGACCGTCGCGGTCTGGGGCACCGGAACGCCGCGGCGCGAATTCCTCTATGTCGACGACATGGCGGATGCCTGCGTGCACCTG
It encodes the following:
- a CDS encoding GDP-L-fucose synthase family protein encodes the protein MASAPFELKGKSVYVAGHRGMVGSAIARRLARENVNLVTVDRREVDLCNQAAVFDWFARVRPQVIFLAAAKVGGIVANNTLRAEFIYDNIAIAANVIQAAHATGAEKLMFLGSSCIYPKLAPQPLREDSVLTGPLEPTNEPYAIAKIAGIKMAEAYRSQYGSDFISVMPTNLYGPGDNYHPELSHVVAALIRRFHEARMSGAKTVAVWGTGTPRREFLYVDDMADACVHLMKTYSGVELINIGTGEDIAIAEFARMVAEIVGYRGDITFDTSRPDGTPRKLLDVSRLDKLGWRATTSLR